The genomic stretch TGGATAGACTCGGCACTATCGCGCTTCTCCCGCTTCCAGGTCTCGCAACGATTCCAGCGGCACCGGAAGACGAAGATACCTTCGAGGGCAACGCCCGGGCGAAAGCCATCTATTACAGCCGGCTTTTACCCGGAGAATTGGTTCTTGCCGACGACTCCGGCCTGGAAGCAGACGCGCTGCATGGCCTTCCGGGCGTGCGGTCGGCGCGCTTTGCGCAGGATGCCGGAGTTCCCGTCGAGACCGGCTCCGTGGATGAAGCGAATAACCGCCTGCTGCTGCGGGAGATGGCTGGCGTCCCCACTGCCCTCCGATCGGCGCGGTATCGGTGTGTGCTGGCGCTGGCGCGCGATGGGGAGTGCCTGGTAACGGGAGAAGGCGCGGTGGAAGGCCAGATACTCACAGAGCCTCGTGGAACCGGAGGATTTGGTTACGATCCGCTCTTCTTCCTGCCATCACTCGAAAAAACAATGGCGCAGATCGATCTCGATACCAAGCACCAACTCAGTCACCGTGGCCGCGCTTTTCGCGCTCTCCTTGGGCAATGGAAGCACAAAATTTCATAACCCGATTCGGGATATTTTCAAGGTTGCAACGGCGCTTCCTTGACTGTGGTTCTCTCGCACACCAATAATGATCGGTATCGTGACTATAATCACATTCGTTCCCGCGAGAGCTTCTCGCGTTTTAATCCACGAAATCAAAGGAGTCAATCGCACATGGCCACCACTGTAAGCCCCGCCACCCCTCCCATTCGTGGCGTGCAACCACTCCGAGCTGGAGAGGGTAACTCCTTTCTGCTGCGCAGGCTTCACTCCCTGAGTGGCATTGTTCCGATCGGGGCGTTCCTGGTGGAGCACTTCATCTCCAACTTCGAGGCGTTGAAAGGACCGGCGGCATACGCGCAGCAGGTCCGGTTCCTCAACGGCCTGCCATTCGTGCGGGTGCTGGAGTGGGTCTTCATCTTTCTGCCGCTGCTTTACCACGCGCTCTATGGTCTGTTTATCTGGATACGCGGCAAGAGCAATGTCGTCTACTACCCGTGGGCAGGTAACTGGATGTACATGATGCAGCGCTGGACGGGGATCATCGCCTTCGTCTACATTGCGCAGCATGTCTGGCGGCAGCGCTTCA from Acidisarcina sp. encodes the following:
- a CDS encoding non-canonical purine NTP pyrophosphatase, translated to MPTRIYVASTNPGKLRDFRVAAGDLDRLGTIALLPLPGLATIPAAPEDEDTFEGNARAKAIYYSRLLPGELVLADDSGLEADALHGLPGVRSARFAQDAGVPVETGSVDEANNRLLLREMAGVPTALRSARYRCVLALARDGECLVTGEGAVEGQILTEPRGTGGFGYDPLFFLPSLEKTMAQIDLDTKHQLSHRGRAFRALLGQWKHKIS
- a CDS encoding succinate dehydrogenase cytochrome b558 subunit gives rise to the protein MATTVSPATPPIRGVQPLRAGEGNSFLLRRLHSLSGIVPIGAFLVEHFISNFEALKGPAAYAQQVRFLNGLPFVRVLEWVFIFLPLLYHALYGLFIWIRGKSNVVYYPWAGNWMYMMQRWTGIIAFVYIAQHVWRQRFSGVSLPENPGAAFHKVQMELSNPWMLAFYGIAIVAICWHFAYGVWLFCAKWGITPGDKARRKMGYVCTALGIVLIAIGLSSLYAFVGPKYQNAPADLTPAQITNGENPSSAPGSELPPSQ